One genomic region from Lycorma delicatula isolate Av1 chromosome 1, ASM4794821v1, whole genome shotgun sequence encodes:
- the LOC142317678 gene encoding uncharacterized protein LOC142317678, with translation MATVVVTTITSVTTKTATITVLIVIIAATTTKTTTIMAVVIYAITMDIITITAAIITTKIATIMANNCNNNGCNNNNNNNICNNSGCNNNNCCNNNNQNCNNNGCNNNSNNVNNCNNNQNICNNNGCNNNCCNNNNQNCNNNRCNNNLNNNNGCNNNNNNVNNCNNQNNCNNNGCNNDNNNNNICNNNGCNNNNFCNNNCCNNNNNNQNCNNNGCNNNNNICNNNGCNNNNCCNNNNQNCNNNGCNNNFNNNNGCNNNNNNVNNCNNNQNNCNNNGCNNNCCNNNNQNCNNNGYNYNFCNSNGCNNNNCCNNNQNCNNNGCNNNGCNNNNNCYNNKSNGNNNFCNSNSCNNNNYNSNGCIKNNNCFNNFGCSNNNNQNNCNINRCNNHC, from the exons ATGGCAACTGTTGTTGTTACAACAATAACTTCTGTAACAACCAAAACTGCAACAATAACggttttaatagtaataattgctGCAACAACAACCAAAACTACAACAATAATGGCTGTAGTAATATATGCAATAACAATggatataataacaataactgcTGCAATAATAACAACCAAAATTGCAACAATAATGGCT AATAATTGCAACAATAatggatgtaataataataataataataatatctgtaatAACAGTggttgcaataataataattgttgtaataACAACAACCAAAACTGCAACAACAATGGATGCAATAACAACAGTAACAATGTGAATAATTGCAACAACAACCAGAATATTTGCAACAATAATGGTTGTAATAACAACTGCTGTAATAACAATAACCAAAACTGCAACAACAATAGATGTAATAACAACCTCAACAATAATAATGGAtgcaataacaacaataacaatgtGAATAACTGCAATAATCAGAATAATTGCAACAATAATGgatgtaataatgataataataataacaatatctgcaataACAATGGttgcaataataataacttcTGTAATAACAACTGctgtaacaacaacaacaacaaccaaAACTGCAACAATAatggatgtaataataataataatatctgtaatAACAATGGttgcaataataataactgttgtAATAACAACAACCAAAACTGCAACAACAATGGATGTAATAACAACTTCAACAATAATAATGGAtgcaataacaacaataacaatgtGAATAACTGCAACAACAACCAGAATAATTGCAACAATAATGGTTGTAATAACAACTGCTGTAATAACAATAACCAAAACTGCAACAACAATGGATATAATTATAACTTCTGCAACAGCAATGGATGCAATAACAATAATTGCTGCAACAACAAccaaaactgcaataataatggATGTAATAACAATggatgcaataataataataattgctacaATAACAAGTCAAATGGTAACAATAATTTCTGCAACAGCAATAGCTGCAATAACAATAACTACAACAGTAATGGCTGTATCAAGAATAATAACTGTTTCAACAACTTCGGGTGCAGTAACAATAACAATCAGAATAATTGCAATATCAATAGATGCAACAACCACTGCTAG
- the LOC142323839 gene encoding uncharacterized protein LOC142323839 isoform X2, translating into MQSSLVYLMLIGFAAAAVHPYGQAYHPKRFSGTNDQNSVNQQVHHDQTNKEVPAFDDLIKFFEINNDNNLFQDTDYNQIGQNVHINQNDDNEVNEINNQTGHDQENTIQQSQNDDDQTTQENTNNNNNVSNDDDNQNQNDNNQEVQDENENTITQQTTEFNYINTNENKFNNGYNNNNQNNNNNCNNNNNNNQNNCCYNSNNYYCNGNNNLNNNCNNNNYCNNNNQNNCNNNNGCNDNNLCNNYNMNNCNNNQNNCYSNGCNNNNNGCNSNNYCNNFNNNNECNNNNNQNNCNSNGSNNYNNNQNCNNNGCNNYNNNNNGCNNNNNYNNNNRNNCNSNGSNNYSNNQNCNNNGCNNNNNNNNNGCNNNNYYSNNNNNGCNSNCNNNQNNCNNNGFNNNNYNFNQNNCNNNNYNNNNNQNNCNSNGSNNYNNNQNCNNNGCNNNNNNNNGCNNNNYYNNNNQNNCNNNNSHNCNLNYNNLIQNAIYHLHENI; encoded by the exons ATGCAGTCCTCCCTGGTATATTTGATGCTCATCGGTTTCGCTGCTGCTGCCGTCCACCCTTACGGACAAGCTTATCATCCAAAACGGTTTAGCGGTACGAATGACCAAAATTCAGTAAATCAGCAAGTACATCACGACCAGACGAACAAGGAAGTCCCAGCGTTTGATGATTTGATCAAATTTTTCGAAATTAATAACGATAACAACCTGTTTCAAGACACCGATTACAACCAAATTGGTCAAAACGTACACATTAACCAAAATGATGACAACGAggtcaatgaaattaataatcaaaCCGGTCACGACCAAGAGAATACTATCCAGCAAAGTCAGAATGATGATGATCAGACCACTCAAGAAAAcaccaataataataacaacgtcAGCAACGATGATGACAATCAAAATCAGAACGACAACAACCAAGAGGTTCAGGACGAAAACG aaaacaccATTACACAACAGACAACAGAATTCAATTACATAAATACCAATGAGAATAAGTTCAACAATGGTTACAATAACAACAaccagaataacaataataactgcaacaacaacaacaacaataaccaGAACAATTGTTGTTACAATAGCAATAACTACTACtgcaatggaaataataatttgaacaataactgcaataataacaaCTACTGCAATAACAATAACCaaaacaattgtaataataataatggatgtAATGATAATAACTTGTGCAATAACTACAATATGAATAACTGCAATAACAATCAGAATAATTGTTACAGTAATGGctgtaacaacaacaataatgGATGCAATAGCAATAACTACTGCAACAACTTTAACAACAATAATGaatgcaataataacaacaatcaaAACAACTGTAACAGTAATGGCAGTAACAACTACAACAATAACCAAAACTGTAACAATAATGGCTGTAACAactacaacaacaataataatggtTGCAATAACAACAATAACTACAACAACAACAATCGAAATAACTGTAACAGTAATGGCAGTAACAACTACAGCAATAACCAAAACTGTAACAATAATGGctgtaacaacaacaacaacaacaataataatggttgcaataacaataattactacagcaacaacaacaataatgGATGCAACAGCAACTGCAATAACAACCAGAACAACTGCAACAATAAtggattcaataataataactacaactTCAACCAAAACAACTGTAACAACAATaactacaacaacaacaacaatcaAAATAACTGTAACAGTAATGGCAGTAACAACtacaacaataaccaaaattgtaacaataatggctgtaacaacaacaacaacaataataatggttgcaataacaataattactacaacaacaacaatcaaaataactgtaacaataataatagccATAACTGCAACttgaattataataatctaattcaaAACG
- the LOC142323839 gene encoding uncharacterized protein LOC142323839 isoform X1, whose protein sequence is MQSSLVYLMLIGFAAAAVHPYGQAYHPKRFSGTNDQNSVNQQVHHDQTNKEVPAFDDLIKFFEINNDNNLFQDTDYNQIGQNVHINQNDDNEVNEINNQTGHDQENTIQQSQNDDDQTTQENTNNNNNVSNDDDNQNQNDNNQEVQDENENTITQQTTEFNYINTNENKFNNGYNNNNQNNNNNCNNNNNNNQNNCCYNSNNYYCNGNNNLNNNCNNNNYCNNNNQNNCNNNNGCNDNNLCNNYNMNNCNNNQNNCYSNGCNNNNNGCNSNNYCNNFNNNNECNNNNNQNNCNSNGSNNYNNNQNCNNNGCNNYNNNNNGCNNNNNYNNNNRNNCNSNGSNNYSNNQNCNNNGCNNNNNNNNNGCNNNNYYSNNNNNGCNSNCNNNQNNCNNNGFNNNNYNFNQNNCNNNNYNNNNNQNNCNSNGSNNYNNNQNCNNNGCNNNNNNNNGCNNNNYYNNNNQNNCNNNNSHNCNLNYNNLIQNGNGQNQNKNENQNNVANWLLTFKALV, encoded by the exons ATGCAGTCCTCCCTGGTATATTTGATGCTCATCGGTTTCGCTGCTGCTGCCGTCCACCCTTACGGACAAGCTTATCATCCAAAACGGTTTAGCGGTACGAATGACCAAAATTCAGTAAATCAGCAAGTACATCACGACCAGACGAACAAGGAAGTCCCAGCGTTTGATGATTTGATCAAATTTTTCGAAATTAATAACGATAACAACCTGTTTCAAGACACCGATTACAACCAAATTGGTCAAAACGTACACATTAACCAAAATGATGACAACGAggtcaatgaaattaataatcaaaCCGGTCACGACCAAGAGAATACTATCCAGCAAAGTCAGAATGATGATGATCAGACCACTCAAGAAAAcaccaataataataacaacgtcAGCAACGATGATGACAATCAAAATCAGAACGACAACAACCAAGAGGTTCAGGACGAAAACG aaaacaccATTACACAACAGACAACAGAATTCAATTACATAAATACCAATGAGAATAAGTTCAACAATGGTTACAATAACAACAaccagaataacaataataactgcaacaacaacaacaacaataaccaGAACAATTGTTGTTACAATAGCAATAACTACTACtgcaatggaaataataatttgaacaataactgcaataataacaaCTACTGCAATAACAATAACCaaaacaattgtaataataataatggatgtAATGATAATAACTTGTGCAATAACTACAATATGAATAACTGCAATAACAATCAGAATAATTGTTACAGTAATGGctgtaacaacaacaataatgGATGCAATAGCAATAACTACTGCAACAACTTTAACAACAATAATGaatgcaataataacaacaatcaaAACAACTGTAACAGTAATGGCAGTAACAACTACAACAATAACCAAAACTGTAACAATAATGGCTGTAACAactacaacaacaataataatggtTGCAATAACAACAATAACTACAACAACAACAATCGAAATAACTGTAACAGTAATGGCAGTAACAACTACAGCAATAACCAAAACTGTAACAATAATGGctgtaacaacaacaacaacaacaataataatggttgcaataacaataattactacagcaacaacaacaataatgGATGCAACAGCAACTGCAATAACAACCAGAACAACTGCAACAATAAtggattcaataataataactacaactTCAACCAAAACAACTGTAACAACAATaactacaacaacaacaacaatcaAAATAACTGTAACAGTAATGGCAGTAACAACtacaacaataaccaaaattgtaacaataatggctgtaacaacaacaacaacaataataatggttgcaataacaataattactacaacaacaacaatcaaaataactgtaacaataataatagccATAACTGCAACttgaattataataatctaattcaaAACG